In Tissierellales bacterium, the DNA window AAAGCCATAGGTGTTCCTGTTATCATTATTCTTTTCTTCCCATTAGGCTTTGAATTTTTAACTCTTTCCTCTAATTCATCACATAGTTCTTCTGTCTGTTTTATAAATCTTTCTGGTTCATCATAGAAGGCAATTTGAGTAATTAAAAGTGAGTCTAAACCACTAATTGGCGAAGGAGTATTTTTTCTTAAATCATAAAGTCTTTTTAATACTCTTCTCTTCCTATTAGTTAAATCTATAGCCTTTTTCAAGCCTTCTACAGTTACCTTATTACCAGTAAGTTCTTCCATCTCCTTAATAAATAATTTTATTTCATCTTCCCATTGCTCATAATTCTTTTCCCTTTTCATTTGAGGTAGCTCCATTACATGGACTGGAGTATAATCTTCTAATATTTCATAGGCTTTTTTCTTACCATCGCAAGTAGTTTCACCTACTAATAAATCACAGGACTGAAAATATGGACATGTAAGTCCTACTTTAGCTCCTGTAAATGCTTTAATTAATGGACATAGATTTCTTGGAAGTACTTTTTCACCATCTTCAATCCAAAATTGGCTTCCAGAACAAAGTCCAACACCTATAGCACCTGTAGCAAGTATTACCTCATCAGGTACAAATACACAGAAAGTTCCTACT includes these proteins:
- a CDS encoding double-cubane-cluster-containing anaerobic reductase is translated as MGDYKKMWEGLGIDIEKHDALCDALPELFGDIYLTQENRPEAMNYFNYVVAEVHGARIKELEKHKKNGGKVVGTFCVFVPDEVILATGAIGVGLCSGSQFWIEDGEKVLPRNLCPLIKAFTGAKVGLTCPYFQSCDLLVGETTCDGKKKAYEILEDYTPVHVMELPQMKREKNYEQWEDEIKLFIKEMEELTGNKVTVEGLKKAIDLTNRKRRVLKRLYDLRKNTPSPISGLDSLLITQIAFYDEPERFIKQTEELCDELEERVKNSKPNGKKRIMITGTPMALPNWKMHSIVEGLDAEIVVEETCIGTRYYENEISAEGETIDELVKNMADRYMNINCACFTPNDGRTEDILRYSEEYDIDGVIYYNLSFCHTYAIEYNQVEKVLKDNDIPVLMVETDYSEEDTGQIRTRVEAFLEMI